One genomic segment of Mytilus galloprovincialis chromosome 5, xbMytGall1.hap1.1, whole genome shotgun sequence includes these proteins:
- the LOC143075583 gene encoding uncharacterized protein LOC143075583 — protein sequence MQLFFVICYLLVLLDDCIYGDQNALREKWKTGIKEGLMNGKHIVDLFSTEPMSKIFNQIHLLTNFIGTVDSLASFIQEFNSKTELEMFKELKQIFTDINKKLEQASDRRFGRDFRDIFFELRNIDFSFVILNRFLEKLEEFECTNKAECEVGLPLIIKLFKNDFDIGDYYSHILKATFNGTRFSKDSLVQQVKKTSGCDEKTIFNFGKHMLLKLFKAEQIMIVYGKLAKKHIDSTIQIYQWTNDIYELRRSLLRVVKECLSRDVCKSKCQNGKCIRLSESKRDICMCPKYYDGDNCQIRNQIVLVKDLVSVMSILNKVPKIGNMLDLKLAKNYMVSSMKCLSLAYETVQNVNNEVIDKHLLTATDLGSFYGTYLSMNYLILQASKIIPCDTSKINKIEKQKLLQIAYHLPIVLFKMNSFFNFHRVYDIFQPKSLLVTVIDRYKDDACSADYKSKIDNLWRQFHLAQSNGFSVLLQVRDALYKHSSPLVRLFKQRVKQQINFAMKSTCSASINHSSNVHCGELHLVKTMTLENKCIEGYVRDGNQYFTCQKVTSVCKPCNCNTTGSLSTICNSKTGECQCKEHFRGQTCEKEERQDCKWSDWTYWSVCSKACGIDGKQERSRHIVLPQKGQGKQCQGDRVEERTCFKRCCNGTFDCKDSSKCPIGIKCQPCNCDQKGSTKDICQPINGACSCKQNFHGRRCQEEFRPKDCSALDKKIHKSDVYKIFPDSGSGFKVYCDMDTDGGHWTVFQRRTNGTTDFNHGWTGYKNGFGDLNAEFWLGNDHIHRLTSGGKSSLRIDLRDLNGRIGYAKYQKFSIGDSSSEYKLTVSGYSGNAGDSLAYHNNIRFSTKDNDNDTIGRQNCAAAYTGGWWFGSCIISHLNGLFKGKGAQGISWYRWRNLHDTIQTSKMMIRNRKL from the exons ATGCAacttttttttgtgatttgttaCCTGTTGGTCCTACTTGATGACTGTATTTATGGTGaccagaatgctctgagggagaAGTGGAAGACTGGAATTAAAGAAGGACTGATGAATGGGAAACATATTGTTGATTTATTTAGCACTGAACCAATGTCAAAGATTTTTAATCAAATTCACTTGTTGACAAATTTTATTGGAACCGTTGATAGTCTTGCTTCCTTCATTCAGGAATTCAACTCAAAAACAGAATTAGAAATGTTTAAAGAATTGAAACAGATTTTcacagatataaacaaaaaacttgaACAAGCAAGTGACAGAAGGTTTGGAAGAGATTTTCGAGACATTTTCTTTGAGCTgagaaatattgattttagtttCGTTATCCTTAATCGTTTTTTGGAAAAATTAGAGGAGTTCGAATGTACAAACAAGGCCGAGTGTGAAGTAGGACTACCATTGATAATTAAGCTGTTTAAAAATGACTTTGATATTGGAGACTATTATTCACATATTTTAAAAGCAACTTTCAATGGTACACGGTTTTCGAAGGATTCACTAGTTCAGCAAGTGAAGAAAACATCTGGCTGCGATGAGAAAACTATTTTTAACTTTGGAAAACACATGCTTTTGAAACTATTCAAAGCGGAACAAATAATGATCGTGTATGGTAAGCTGGCAAAGAAGCATATTGATTCAACAATACAGATTTATCAATGGACTAATGATATCTATGAATTACGAAGGTCCTTATTACGAGTTGTAAAAGAATGTTTGTCACGTGATGTTTGTAAATCAAAGTGTCAAAATGGTAAATGTATCCGCCTGTCAGAGAGTAAACGTGACATATGCATGTGTCCTAAATATTATGATGGTGATAATTGTCAAATACGTAATCAAATCGTTTTGGTGAAAGATTTAGTGTCAGTGATGTCAATACTCAATAAAGTGCCTAAAATTGGCAACATGCTCGATCTTAAGTTAGCTAAAAACTATATGGTTTCATCCATGAAGTGCTTGAGTCTGGCATATGAAACTGTGCAAAATGTTAACAACGAAGTTATTGATAAACATTTGTTAACGGCAACTGATTTAGGTTCTTTTTATGGTACTTACTTAAGCATGAATTATTTGATTCTGCAAGCAAGTAAGATAATACCGTGTGATacatccaaaataaataaaattgaaaaacagaaATTATTGCAAATTGCATACCATTTGCCCATAGTGTTATTTAAGATGAACTCTTTCTTCAACTTTCACCGGGTTTATGACATCTTTCAACCAAAATCATTACTTGTTACAGTTATCGATCGATATAAGGACGATGCTTGTTCAGCAGACTACAAAAGTAAAATAGACAATCTTTGGAGGCAATTTCATCTTGCTCAGTCGAACGGATTCTCTGTCTTGTTGCAAGTTCGTGATGCTTTATATAAACATTCCTCCCCTCTTGTTCGGCTTTTCAAACAAAGAGTTAAACAACAGATAAACTTTGCAATGAAATCTACCTGCAGTGCGTCAATAAACCATTCATCGAATGTTCATTGTGGTGAGTTACACTTAGTTAAGACTATGACATTAGAAAATAAATGCATAGAGGGATATGTCCGTGATGGCAACCAATATTTTACTTGCCAAAAAGTAACATCTGTTTGCAAGCCTTGCAACTGTAACACAACAGGTTCATTATCAACAATATGTAATTCAAAAACTGGAGAGTGTCAGTGTAAAGAACATTTCAGAGGACAAACATGTGAAAAGGAGGAACGACAAGACTGTAAATGGAGTGATTGGACATATTGGTCTGTCTGTAGCAAAGCATGTGGTATTGACGGGAAACAGGAACGATCAAGACACATAGTTTTGCCACAGAAGGGACAAGGAAAGCAATGCCAAGGAGATAGGGTAGAGGAAAGGACATGTTTTAAACGATGCTGCAACGGTACATTTGATTGTAAAGATAGTTCAAAATGTCCGATTGGTATTAAATGCCAACCTTGTAACTGTGATCAAAAGGGATCGACCAAAGACATCTGTCAGCCTATTAATGGAGCCTGTTCTTGTAAACAAAATTTTCACGGGAGGCGTTGCCAAg AAGAATTTAGACCAAAGGACTGTTccgcattagataaaaagattcACAAGAGTGATGTTTATAAGATCTTTCCGGATAGTGGTTCTGGCTTTAAAGTGTATTGTGACATGGACACTGATGGTGGGCACTGGACG GTTTTTCAACGTAGGACAAATGGGACAACAGATTTCAATCATGGTTGGACGGGGTATAAAAATGGATTTGGTGATCTAAATGCGGAATTTTGGCTAG GAAACGACCATATACATCGTCTGACATCAGGAGGAAAATCATCGCTGCGTATTGATTTACGAGACCTTAATGGACGCATTGGATATGCTAAATACCAGAAATTTTCCATTGGTGACTCATCAAGTGAATACAAATTGACAGTCAGCGGTTATAGTGGAAACGCAG gtGACAGCTTGGCATATCATAACAACATAAGATTCAGTACAAAGGATAATGACAATGACACGATAGGAAGACAAAATTGTGCAGCTGCATATACAGGAGGTTGGTGGTTTGGTTCCTGTATTATTTCTCATCTTAATGGTTTGTTCAAAGGAAAGGGAGCACAAGGAATATCTTGGTACCGTTGGAGAAATTTACATGACACTATTCAGACTTCAAAAATGATGATACGAAATAGAAAATTGTAG